One Bufo gargarizans isolate SCDJY-AF-19 chromosome 4, ASM1485885v1, whole genome shotgun sequence DNA window includes the following coding sequences:
- the LOC122934048 gene encoding hemoglobin heart muscle subunit alpha-type-like yields the protein MALSDAEKAALEPLFVKIDADAEKIGGEAMESLFQHHSDTKSHFTHMDVTPGSQDLKTHGGKIIHAINDALNHYGNLQENLATLREMHTNKLKLSVDTIKLLCGCLLEVIGKHFPDVDKSACEKFLNEVAVALISS from the exons ATGGCGCtatcagatgctgagaaggcggcTTTGGAGCCCTTGTTTGTGAAGATTGACGCTGACGCTGAGAAGATTGGAGGTGAAGCCATGGAGAG TCTCTTCCAGCACCATTCAGACACCAAGTCCCACTTCACTCACATGGATGTGACCCCCGGCAGTCAGGATCTGAAGACACATGGAGGGAAGATCATCCACGCCATTAATGATGCCCTCAACCACTATGGAAATCTGCAGGAGAACTTGGCCACACTGCGGGAGATGCACACCAACAAGCTGAAGCTCAGTGTGGACACCATCAAG CTGCTGTGCGGTTGTCTCCTGGAGGTCATCGGCAAGCATTTCCCGGATGTGGACAAGTCGGCCTGTGAAAAGTTCCTTAATGAGGTTGCCGTTGCCCTGATCTCCAGCTGA